A region of Saccharococcus thermophilus DNA encodes the following proteins:
- a CDS encoding YjcG family protein, with the protein MKYGIALFPSKRIQDFANSYRKRYDSHYSLIPPHVTLKDPFEADGQQIGEMVKELRKIAAETDVIPLKVTKFSSFYPASNVIYLKVEPNETLQRLHERLHSGIFADKPEFVFVPHITIGRDLPSAEYADVYGQLRMQDVHFEETVDRFHLLYQLENGSWTVYETFLVGGKGQE; encoded by the coding sequence ATGAAATATGGTATTGCTTTATTTCCTTCGAAACGAATACAGGATTTTGCCAATTCCTATAGGAAGCGTTACGATAGCCATTACTCCCTCATCCCGCCGCATGTTACGTTGAAAGACCCTTTTGAGGCAGATGGCCAGCAAATTGGAGAAATGGTGAAAGAACTGCGCAAAATTGCCGCGGAAACGGATGTCATCCCGTTAAAAGTGACGAAATTCAGCTCGTTTTATCCGGCAAGCAATGTCATTTATTTGAAGGTAGAACCAAATGAAACGTTGCAGCGCCTCCATGAACGTCTCCACAGTGGAATCTTTGCCGATAAGCCAGAATTTGTATTTGTCCCTCATATTACTATTGGCCGTGATTTGCCAAGCGCGGAGTATGCGGATGTGTACGGACAATTGCGAATGCAAGACGTTCATTTTGAAGAAACGGTCGATCGTTTCCATCTTCTATATCAATTGGAAAATGGCTCTTGGACAGTATATGAAACATTTTTGGTTGGAGGAAAGGGTCAGGAATAG
- a CDS encoding GNAT family N-acetyltransferase gives MNVAIGKKSDTPLYNDALLVRRIVFIEEQQVSEEEEIDEFEQEATHFVLYDDGKPIGAGRFRIVDHGLGKIERICVLPQYRGRGAGKLIMEAIERFAKQQGVSKLKLNAQTHAESFYEKLGYKTVSDVFMEAGIPHVTMVKTW, from the coding sequence ATGAACGTAGCCATCGGAAAAAAAAGTGACACTCCTTTATATAACGATGCCTTGCTCGTTCGTCGAATTGTCTTTATTGAAGAACAGCAGGTTTCAGAAGAAGAGGAAATAGATGAATTTGAACAAGAAGCGACCCACTTTGTGTTGTATGATGACGGAAAGCCCATCGGCGCCGGTAGATTTCGCATCGTTGATCACGGTCTTGGAAAAATTGAACGAATTTGCGTACTGCCGCAATACCGCGGCCGCGGGGCGGGAAAGCTGATCATGGAAGCGATTGAGCGATTTGCAAAGCAGCAAGGTGTGTCAAAATTAAAATTAAATGCGCAAACACATGCCGAATCGTTTTATGAAAAACTCGGATACAAAACCGTTTCGGATGTGTTTATGGAGGCCGGAATTCCGCATGTCACGATGGTCAAAACGTGGTAA
- a CDS encoding stage VI sporulation protein F → MDNQFFKNIEKKTGVNMKDVLELANSLQNANFKDEKTVRHVIKRVAQIANRKVPKELEDQIVKTIIQNGKQLDFSTIANMLNNKK, encoded by the coding sequence ATGGATAACCAGTTTTTTAAGAATATCGAAAAGAAAACAGGAGTAAATATGAAAGACGTATTGGAATTAGCGAATTCTTTGCAAAATGCCAACTTTAAAGATGAAAAAACAGTGCGTCACGTTATCAAGCGCGTCGCGCAAATCGCCAATCGGAAAGTGCCAAAAGAACTGGAAGACCAAATCGTCAAAACGATCATTCAAAACGGAAAACAGCTTGACTTCAGCACGATTGCCAACATGCTGAACAACAAAAAATAA
- a CDS encoding thioredoxin family protein, with protein MKELQTAEQFQEVISGDKPVIVKFYATWCPDCTRMNMFIDDIVHEYSQYDWFEINRDDFPELAEKYQVMGIPSLLVFRNGEKIAHLHSANAKTPEEVKEFLQSLTV; from the coding sequence TTGAAAGAGCTGCAAACGGCAGAACAATTCCAAGAGGTCATTTCAGGGGACAAACCGGTAATTGTAAAGTTTTATGCGACATGGTGCCCAGATTGCACAAGAATGAACATGTTTATCGATGATATCGTTCACGAATATTCGCAATACGATTGGTTCGAAATCAATCGCGACGATTTTCCAGAGCTTGCTGAAAAATACCAAGTTATGGGTATCCCAAGTTTACTCGTATTCCGAAATGGTGAAAAAATTGCCCATCTCCATAGCGCCAATGCGAAAACGCCAGAAGAAGTAAAAGAGTTTTTGCAGTCATTAACCGTATAA
- a CDS encoding DUF421 domain-containing protein, with the protein MPVWLEVAIRSISIIIGLFIITRILGKKPLSKLSFFEYIIGITVGDIAGTLSMDLGISLQEGITSILIWSLFPVLTSRIALRNKKFRNFVEGNSTIFIKNGKVLEENLKREKYTVDELLEQLRKKDVFRVADVEFAVLEPNGDLNVLLKREKQPLTVGDVFPNPPSEKEPQTVIMDGMILDEPLATMGLSRGWLKQQLDKQGVAIENVFLAQVDSYGQLTLDLYDDKIQISEPQEKKLLLAAIKKVQADLELFALQTESKEAKELYETNAEKMQTLLQKVEPFLRN; encoded by the coding sequence ATGCCTGTATGGTTAGAAGTAGCAATTCGTTCAATTTCCATCATCATTGGCTTGTTTATCATTACGCGAATACTGGGAAAAAAACCACTATCCAAACTCTCATTTTTTGAGTATATCATCGGCATTACGGTCGGCGATATCGCTGGAACGTTGTCAATGGATTTAGGCATTAGCTTGCAGGAAGGGATTACAAGTATTTTGATTTGGTCGTTATTTCCCGTGCTCACTTCTCGCATTGCACTGCGAAATAAAAAATTCCGAAATTTTGTGGAAGGAAATTCCACTATTTTTATCAAGAATGGAAAAGTATTAGAGGAAAATTTAAAGAGAGAAAAGTATACAGTAGATGAACTTCTTGAACAACTTCGCAAAAAAGATGTATTTCGCGTGGCAGACGTCGAATTTGCCGTTTTGGAGCCAAATGGCGATTTAAACGTGCTGTTGAAACGGGAAAAACAGCCGCTAACGGTCGGCGACGTATTTCCAAATCCGCCATCGGAAAAAGAGCCGCAAACAGTTATTATGGATGGCATGATTTTGGATGAGCCGTTAGCGACAATGGGGCTGAGCCGCGGCTGGCTCAAGCAGCAGCTGGACAAGCAGGGGGTTGCCATCGAAAACGTATTTTTGGCGCAAGTTGATTCTTACGGACAGCTGACTTTGGATTTGTATGATGACAAAATCCAAATTTCCGAGCCGCAAGAGAAAAAACTGTTGCTAGCAGCGATCAAAAAAGTGCAAGCGGATTTGGAATTATTCGCTTTGCAAACAGAGTCAAAAGAAGCAAAGGAGCTATATGAAACAAACGCTGAAAAAATGCAAACATTATTGCAAAAAGTGGAGCCATTTTTAAGAAACTAA
- a CDS encoding DUF1657 domain-containing protein, whose translation MTVASQVKQSLASLKSIHAGLQELALVSRDEEAQRTFHEAMMMTEEIIADIKNRIGKLEREEPQYHGK comes from the coding sequence ATGACGGTTGCTTCGCAAGTAAAACAAAGTTTAGCAAGCTTAAAAAGCATTCATGCCGGATTGCAGGAACTCGCCCTTGTTTCGCGGGATGAAGAAGCGCAGCGAACATTTCATGAAGCGATGATGATGACGGAAGAAATCATTGCCGATATCAAAAATCGCATTGGCAAACTGGAACGAGAGGAGCCACAATACCATGGAAAGTAA
- the spoVAE gene encoding stage V sporulation protein AE codes for MLAMFFWTFVVGGLICVIGQILMDVFKLTPAHTLTLLVVIGAILDGFGLYEPLIDFAGAGATIPITSFGNSLVHGAMQEADKHGIIGVLTGMFEVTSAGISAAIVFGFIGALLFRPKG; via the coding sequence ATGCTGGCGATGTTTTTTTGGACATTCGTTGTTGGCGGGCTGATTTGTGTCATCGGACAAATTTTAATGGACGTGTTTAAATTAACTCCTGCCCATACGTTGACCCTATTAGTCGTCATTGGCGCTATTTTGGATGGATTTGGCCTATATGAACCGCTGATTGATTTTGCCGGCGCCGGCGCGACGATTCCAATCACGAGCTTTGGCAACTCCCTTGTCCATGGAGCGATGCAAGAAGCGGATAAACACGGGATTATCGGGGTGCTGACGGGAATGTTTGAAGTGACGAGCGCCGGCATTTCCGCGGCCATTGTTTTCGGTTTTATCGGCGCACTATTATTCCGTCCGAAAGGATAG
- the spoVAD gene encoding stage V sporulation protein AD: MLKGHRTWMFENQPVIVSTATVGGPFEANGRIADDFDMLHEDLWLGEDSYEKAHKVLLEEAMFKALEKAGIEKEKVQFLIAGDLINQMTPTSFAARTIGVPYLGVFGACSTSMEGLALSAFITNYGGADYILTGAASHNTAVEKQFRYPTEYGGQKPPTAQWTVTGAGVALVSPKGDGPRITAATLGRVVDMGLSDPFNMGGAMAPAAVDTIEAHLRDMQIDASYYDLIVTGDLGKIGREVSLDLLHQHGVKIEEERYQDCGLIIYREGQPVLAGASGAGCSAVVVYGHLLNRMKRGEFKRILAVATGALLSPLSFQQNESIPCIAHAVAIEYGGEA; this comes from the coding sequence ATGTTAAAAGGGCATCGGACATGGATGTTTGAAAACCAACCAGTGATCGTCTCTACGGCAACGGTTGGCGGACCGTTTGAGGCAAACGGACGCATTGCCGACGACTTTGATATGCTGCATGAAGATTTATGGCTCGGTGAAGATTCTTATGAAAAGGCCCATAAAGTGCTGTTGGAAGAAGCAATGTTTAAAGCGCTGGAAAAGGCGGGAATAGAAAAAGAAAAGGTGCAGTTTTTGATCGCCGGAGATCTTATCAATCAGATGACTCCAACCAGTTTTGCGGCAAGAACGATTGGCGTTCCGTATCTCGGTGTGTTTGGCGCTTGTTCTACTTCGATGGAGGGTCTAGCATTAAGCGCTTTTATTACGAATTACGGTGGGGCAGACTATATACTGACAGGGGCGGCAAGCCATAACACGGCGGTGGAAAAGCAATTTCGATACCCGACAGAATACGGGGGACAAAAACCACCGACAGCTCAATGGACCGTAACAGGAGCAGGGGTCGCGCTCGTTAGCCCGAAAGGAGACGGGCCGCGCATCACCGCAGCAACGCTCGGCCGCGTCGTTGATATGGGACTGAGCGACCCATTTAATATGGGCGGAGCGATGGCGCCGGCAGCGGTGGATACGATTGAGGCGCACTTGCGCGATATGCAGATAGATGCTTCTTACTATGATCTTATTGTCACTGGCGATTTAGGGAAAATTGGCCGTGAAGTGTCGCTCGATTTGCTTCATCAGCACGGGGTGAAAATAGAAGAAGAACGTTATCAAGACTGCGGTTTGATTATTTACCGCGAAGGCCAGCCGGTGCTAGCGGGAGCAAGCGGTGCGGGTTGTTCTGCGGTTGTCGTATACGGGCATTTATTAAATCGCATGAAACGCGGGGAATTTAAACGCATTCTCGCGGTTGCCACCGGCGCGCTGTTATCGCCGCTGTCATTTCAGCAAAATGAATCGATTCCTTGCATTGCCCACGCGGTGGCAATTGAGTATGGAGGTGAAGCGTAA